The following coding sequences are from one Microbacterium sp. SSM24 window:
- the hisG gene encoding ATP phosphoribosyltransferase, with the protein MLRIAVPNKGSLAETATEMLSEAGYTGRRDPKDLHTIDPQNEVEFFYLRPKDIATYVGSGALDVGITGRDLLLDARMPGAREIEALGFGDSTFRFAGPPGRFTTVNDLEGMRVATAYPGLVDGFLDDHGVAVDLVPLDGAVESAVRLGVADAVADVVSTGTTLRQAGLEIFGPKILESEAVLISGPTDAGGTDTLLRRLRGVMVARRYVMIDYDLPATLVDDAVAIAPGIESPTIAPLRDPQWVAVRVMVPRAGVNQVMDALYAIGARAILVTAIHNARL; encoded by the coding sequence ATGCTGCGCATCGCCGTTCCGAACAAGGGATCGCTCGCCGAGACCGCCACCGAGATGCTCTCGGAGGCGGGTTACACCGGCCGTCGCGATCCCAAGGACCTCCACACCATCGACCCGCAGAACGAGGTCGAGTTCTTCTACCTGCGCCCGAAGGACATCGCGACCTACGTCGGGTCCGGCGCCCTCGACGTCGGCATCACCGGCCGTGACCTCCTCCTCGACGCCCGCATGCCGGGTGCGCGAGAGATCGAGGCCCTCGGGTTCGGCGACTCGACGTTCCGGTTCGCCGGTCCGCCCGGACGATTCACCACCGTGAACGACCTCGAGGGGATGCGGGTCGCGACGGCCTATCCGGGCCTCGTCGACGGCTTCCTCGACGATCACGGCGTCGCCGTCGACCTGGTGCCGCTGGACGGAGCGGTCGAGTCGGCGGTCCGGCTCGGGGTGGCGGATGCCGTCGCCGACGTCGTGTCGACGGGCACGACGCTGCGCCAGGCGGGTCTCGAGATCTTCGGACCCAAGATCCTCGAATCGGAGGCCGTGCTCATCAGCGGGCCGACCGACGCGGGCGGCACCGACACGCTGCTGCGACGTCTGCGAGGCGTCATGGTGGCGCGGCGCTACGTCATGATCGACTACGACCTGCCCGCCACTCTCGTGGACGACGCCGTGGCGATCGCTCCGGGCATCGAGTCGCCGACCATCGCGCCGCTGCGCGATCCCCAGTGGGTGGCCGTGCGTGTCATGGTTCCGCGCGCAGGGGTCAACCAGGTGATGGACGCCCTCTATGCGATCGGCGCGCGCGCCATCCTGGTGACCGCGATCCACAACGCGAGGCTCTGA
- a CDS encoding phosphoribosyl-ATP diphosphatase, producing MKTFDALFAELTATAVERPEGSGTVAQLDAGVHAIGKKIVEEAAEVWMAAEYESTDAAAEEISQLLYHLQVMMLAKGLSLEDVYRHL from the coding sequence GTGAAGACGTTCGATGCGCTGTTCGCCGAGCTCACCGCCACCGCGGTCGAGCGCCCCGAAGGATCGGGGACGGTCGCTCAGCTCGACGCGGGCGTCCACGCGATCGGCAAGAAGATCGTCGAAGAGGCCGCCGAGGTCTGGATGGCAGCCGAGTACGAGTCGACGGATGCCGCAGCCGAGGAGATCTCGCAGCTGCTGTACCACCTCCAGGTGATGATGCTCGCGAAGGGGCTGAGCCTCGAAGACGTCTACCGACATCTCTGA
- the rpe gene encoding ribulose-phosphate 3-epimerase produces MPLRDENGRNGGVRINPSILAADFVNMQSELARIASADFVHVDVMDNHFVPNLTFGPQMVERIQATSTVPLDVHLMIADPDRWAPGYAELGAASVTFHLEAATEPVALARRLRDIGARAGVAVKPATPVEALFDLLDDFDQVLVMTVEPGFGGQSFMPETMPKLRRLADEARRRGSAVWLQVDGGIGESTIAQAAEAGADTFVAGSAVFGAADPAAAIAGLRATAAQHRHAH; encoded by the coding sequence GTGCCCCTCCGCGACGAGAACGGCCGCAACGGCGGCGTCCGCATCAATCCGAGCATCCTGGCCGCAGACTTCGTCAACATGCAGTCCGAGCTCGCGCGCATCGCTTCCGCCGACTTCGTGCACGTCGACGTTATGGACAACCACTTCGTGCCGAACCTCACCTTCGGTCCCCAGATGGTCGAGCGCATCCAGGCGACCAGCACCGTGCCGCTCGATGTGCACCTCATGATCGCCGACCCCGACCGGTGGGCTCCGGGGTACGCGGAGCTCGGCGCGGCATCCGTCACCTTCCATCTCGAGGCGGCCACAGAGCCGGTCGCACTCGCGCGCCGACTGCGCGACATCGGCGCCCGCGCGGGGGTGGCGGTGAAGCCCGCGACTCCGGTCGAAGCACTCTTCGATCTGCTCGACGACTTCGATCAGGTCCTCGTGATGACCGTCGAGCCCGGGTTCGGAGGGCAATCGTTCATGCCCGAGACCATGCCGAAGCTGCGTCGCCTGGCCGATGAGGCCCGGCGGCGCGGGTCGGCCGTGTGGCTGCAGGTGGACGGCGGCATCGGCGAGTCCACGATCGCGCAGGCAGCCGAGGCGGGAGCGGACACGTTCGTCGCAGGTTCCGCCGTCTTCGGGGCGGCCGACCCGGCGGCAGCGATCGCCGGGCTCCGCGCCACCGCCGCGCAGCACCGCCACGCGCACTGA
- the glsA gene encoding glutaminase A: MDPITALLADVLEEIRPGDSGAPASYIPELATADPERLAFAVVGPRGRVRSVGDDHVEFTIQSISKPFVLALALEVHGLDAVLQRVGAEPSGEPFNAISLEPVTGRPANPMINAGAIATSALIPGDDVDTRTARIVEMLSAFAGRSLWIDESVYSSESTTGDRNRALAHLLKSHGVIDGSVDVAVETYFRQCSILVSVRDLAIMAATLAFGGVNPVTGRRVVDERVARDVLSIMSSCGMYDFSGEWLLRVGLPAKSGVSGGLMSVAPSQFGVAAFSPRLDAHGNSVRAVALVEAASERFGMHLLEPHESVASPAMTLHEGDEGRVVRLGGELGYSGAERIVAVLREVASGLPDGAPLIVDARELGRTHPGALIALRGEFEDLPEWVWLQE; this comes from the coding sequence GTGGACCCCATCACGGCACTGCTCGCCGACGTGCTCGAGGAGATCCGACCGGGCGACTCCGGCGCGCCGGCCTCCTACATCCCGGAGCTCGCGACCGCCGACCCGGAGAGGCTGGCCTTCGCCGTCGTCGGGCCGCGCGGGCGCGTGCGCTCCGTCGGGGACGACCACGTCGAGTTCACCATCCAGTCGATCTCCAAGCCGTTCGTCCTCGCCCTGGCGCTCGAGGTGCACGGGCTCGATGCCGTGCTGCAGCGTGTCGGGGCGGAGCCGAGCGGTGAGCCGTTCAACGCGATCAGCCTCGAGCCGGTCACCGGGCGTCCCGCGAACCCCATGATCAACGCCGGGGCGATCGCGACGTCCGCGCTCATCCCGGGCGACGACGTCGACACGCGCACCGCACGCATCGTCGAGATGCTTTCGGCGTTCGCCGGACGATCGCTGTGGATCGACGAATCGGTGTACTCGTCGGAGTCGACCACGGGCGATCGCAACCGCGCGCTGGCCCATCTGCTGAAGTCCCACGGCGTGATCGACGGATCCGTGGACGTGGCTGTCGAGACCTACTTCCGGCAGTGCTCGATCCTCGTGAGTGTGCGCGACCTCGCGATCATGGCGGCGACGCTCGCGTTCGGAGGGGTCAATCCGGTGACCGGCCGCCGTGTCGTCGACGAACGCGTCGCGCGGGACGTGCTGTCGATCATGTCGAGCTGCGGGATGTACGACTTCTCCGGCGAATGGCTGCTGCGGGTGGGGCTTCCGGCGAAGAGCGGCGTGAGCGGCGGCCTGATGTCCGTGGCGCCGTCGCAGTTCGGCGTCGCCGCGTTCAGCCCCCGCCTGGACGCGCACGGCAACAGCGTGCGCGCGGTCGCCCTGGTGGAAGCGGCGTCCGAGCGGTTCGGCATGCATCTGCTCGAACCCCACGAGAGCGTTGCCTCGCCCGCCATGACCTTGCACGAGGGCGACGAGGGCCGCGTCGTACGCCTGGGCGGCGAGCTCGGCTACTCCGGCGCGGAGCGGATCGTCGCGGTCCTGCGCGAGGTGGCGTCGGGGCTGCCCGACGGGGCGCCGCTCATCGTGGATGCCCGCGAGCTCGGACGCACGCATCCGGGCGCTCTCATCGCGCTCCGCGGCGAGTTCGAGGATCTGCCGGAGTGGGTCTGGCTGCAGGAGTAG
- a CDS encoding RsmB/NOP family class I SAM-dependent RNA methyltransferase — translation MVTAAAASRRVAYDTIRAVHESDAYANLLLPTLITRAGLSTADAALATELTYGTLRRQGTYDAVIAIAADRLIVDIDPAVLDALRLGVHQLLSTRVASHAAVNESVELARSAGGRGAAGFANAVLRRVSRDTPGDWMTRVADGARSDDEQLGLLFSHPVWVVRAFRRALAAEGRADELEALLTADNASPRVTMAALPGLAAAPDDARRTPFSPVGFRLAGGDPEGIIRASDGRIRVQDEGSQLAALALTRALPVREGERWLDLCAGPGGKTAMLAAEALAHGALLEANEISPARAGLVRRAIEGVPLDVPVSEQDGRERIAETPETYDRILVDAPCTGLGALRRRPEARWRKAPADVPELTELQRELLTGAVSALKPGGVVAYVTCSPHLAETSGVVAEVRREWGAALEELSAREVLTALAESDPALPPQADGSGRAQLWPHRHNTDAMSISLLRRV, via the coding sequence ATCGTGACCGCCGCCGCAGCATCCCGTCGCGTCGCCTACGACACGATTCGGGCCGTCCACGAGTCCGACGCGTACGCCAACCTCCTGCTTCCGACGCTGATCACGCGGGCGGGCCTGTCGACCGCCGATGCCGCGCTGGCGACCGAGCTGACGTACGGCACCCTCCGCCGGCAGGGCACGTACGACGCGGTCATCGCGATCGCCGCCGACCGCCTGATCGTCGACATCGACCCGGCCGTGCTCGACGCCCTCCGTCTCGGCGTGCACCAGCTGCTGTCGACCAGGGTGGCCTCGCACGCCGCCGTGAACGAATCGGTCGAGCTGGCGCGGTCCGCCGGCGGCCGCGGGGCGGCGGGATTCGCCAACGCCGTGCTCCGCCGCGTGTCCCGCGACACGCCGGGCGACTGGATGACGCGCGTCGCCGACGGTGCTCGATCCGACGACGAGCAGTTGGGGCTGCTGTTCTCGCACCCGGTGTGGGTGGTGCGCGCTTTCCGGCGCGCGCTGGCCGCCGAGGGCCGTGCCGATGAGCTCGAGGCGCTCCTCACCGCCGACAACGCATCCCCTCGCGTCACGATGGCGGCGCTTCCAGGACTCGCCGCGGCCCCCGACGATGCCCGGCGCACCCCGTTCTCGCCCGTGGGGTTCCGGCTGGCCGGCGGTGACCCGGAGGGCATCATCCGGGCGTCGGACGGCCGCATCCGGGTGCAGGACGAGGGTTCGCAGCTCGCCGCGCTCGCGCTCACCCGGGCGCTGCCGGTTCGCGAGGGCGAGCGGTGGCTCGACCTCTGCGCCGGGCCCGGCGGCAAGACGGCGATGCTCGCCGCCGAGGCGCTGGCCCACGGTGCGCTCCTCGAGGCGAACGAAATCTCACCCGCACGCGCGGGATTGGTGCGCCGAGCGATCGAGGGCGTGCCCCTCGATGTCCCGGTCTCGGAGCAGGACGGCAGAGAACGCATAGCGGAGACTCCGGAGACGTACGACCGGATCCTCGTCGACGCGCCGTGCACCGGGCTGGGTGCTCTCCGGCGGCGGCCCGAGGCGCGGTGGCGCAAAGCACCCGCCGATGTGCCCGAGCTGACGGAGCTGCAGCGCGAGCTGCTCACCGGAGCAGTCTCGGCCCTCAAGCCCGGGGGAGTCGTGGCGTACGTGACGTGCTCACCGCACCTCGCCGAGACCTCGGGTGTCGTGGCCGAGGTGCGTCGTGAGTGGGGTGCGGCGCTCGAAGAGCTCTCGGCCCGTGAAGTGCTCACCGCCCTCGCGGAGAGCGACCCTGCGCTGCCGCCGCAGGCGGACGGTTCGGGGCGGGCGCAGCTGTGGCCGCACCGCCACAACACCGACGCGATGTCGATCTCGCTGCTGCGTCGGGTGTGA
- the fmt gene encoding methionyl-tRNA formyltransferase: MRLVFAGTPEPAVPSLRRLAASDHDLAAVITRRDAPLGRKRVLTPSAVAAAAGELGLHAIKADRLDAEATERIAALRPDLGVIVAYGGLVREPLLSTPVHGWINLHFSLLPRWRGAAPVQHALIAGDAETGASVFRLVPELDAGEVYAERAHPIGADVTAGELLTALAEDGAELLLSVVDAIAAGTAVARSQTGATTYAGKLGDDDGAVRWAEPQDAVLGRIRGVTPEPGAHTTVDGTRVKILVVRRAADGAPALEPGHMALHERELHVGTATRPIIVETVQPAGKGPMRAADWWRGLRSDEPVAGS, from the coding sequence ATGCGCCTCGTCTTCGCCGGCACACCGGAGCCGGCGGTGCCGTCCCTGCGCCGGCTCGCGGCATCCGATCACGACCTGGCTGCCGTGATCACGCGACGCGACGCGCCGCTCGGTCGCAAGCGCGTGCTCACGCCGTCTGCGGTGGCGGCCGCGGCGGGCGAGCTCGGCCTGCACGCCATCAAGGCCGATCGGCTCGACGCGGAGGCGACGGAGCGGATCGCAGCGCTGCGCCCCGACCTGGGCGTGATCGTCGCGTACGGCGGCCTGGTCCGGGAGCCGCTTCTCTCCACACCCGTCCACGGCTGGATCAACCTGCACTTCTCGCTCCTTCCTCGGTGGCGTGGCGCCGCTCCGGTGCAGCACGCCCTGATCGCGGGCGACGCCGAAACGGGTGCGAGCGTGTTCCGTCTCGTTCCCGAGCTCGATGCCGGTGAGGTGTACGCCGAGCGCGCGCATCCGATCGGCGCGGATGTGACCGCGGGAGAGCTGCTCACCGCGCTGGCCGAGGACGGCGCCGAGCTGCTGCTCTCGGTCGTGGATGCGATCGCGGCCGGCACCGCGGTCGCCCGATCGCAGACGGGCGCGACGACCTACGCGGGCAAGCTCGGCGACGACGACGGCGCCGTGCGCTGGGCCGAGCCGCAAGATGCTGTGCTCGGCCGCATCAGGGGCGTCACGCCCGAGCCCGGCGCACACACGACCGTCGATGGCACCCGCGTGAAGATCCTCGTCGTGCGGCGCGCTGCCGACGGTGCGCCTGCGCTCGAGCCCGGACACATGGCCCTCCACGAGCGCGAGCTGCACGTCGGGACCGCCACCCGGCCCATCATCGTCGAGACCGTTCAGCCGGCGGGCAAGGGACCGATGCGCGCCGCCGACTGGTGGCGCGGGCTCCGCAGCGACGAGCCGGTGGCCGGATCGTGA
- a CDS encoding primosomal protein N': MTARRVARVLIDSPLPQLDRLFDYEIPSEFADSALPGVRVRVPLRTAGRVVDGFLVELGEPDASDRPLSELDAVVSPVAVLPTRLYALARRCADRAAGSASDILRLAIPKRMVRAERAWLASGIAEAPAVDPDHLLWANGTLDAFDGLGAGIDAGERLAVDPPPAPALLPNGSPIGSWALLLAAAAVRTLAAGRSAVLVVPDHRDRAELEAALEGRIPETALVRDDSRQSSPARYGAFLRTLAASPCVVIGNRSAVYAPVHELGLIAVWDDGDPLLGEPLSPGVHARDAALLRQELEGGALVFAGHTRTTDVERLVAVGWVRESPATRRTSPRVVLSATREGESRGARVPSAAFAAAREALAQGPVLVQVARPGYAPVLVCAECRHPARCPHCGGPLHAARQGAVPTCTWCGRAIPGWMCPECSSTRLRMASSGSERTADELGRAFPGVRVIIADGDHPVSTVDARPSLVVATRGAEPLAAGGYRAVILLDGDRMLLAEDLRIGESCLRWWSNAAALAAPGAPVHLVGVAGPVARALATWTQSAYARAELADRAPLRMPPTVRVASIDGARAAVDAALAALRSAVPELDREAVLGPLPRDEGVRALIRFDYALGPRVAESLRASVVNHAIKARRPAKGRAPGPRNTLKVRVDVPDLDL; the protein is encoded by the coding sequence GTGACCGCGCGGAGAGTCGCGCGCGTGCTGATCGACTCTCCGCTGCCGCAGCTCGATCGCCTCTTCGACTACGAGATCCCCTCCGAGTTCGCCGACTCGGCGCTGCCGGGCGTGCGCGTGCGCGTGCCGCTGCGCACGGCTGGTCGGGTGGTCGACGGCTTCCTCGTGGAGCTGGGCGAGCCGGATGCCTCGGACCGCCCGCTCTCGGAGCTCGATGCCGTCGTCTCGCCGGTCGCGGTGCTGCCGACCCGCCTCTACGCCCTCGCCCGTCGATGCGCCGACCGCGCCGCGGGGTCGGCGAGCGACATCCTGCGCCTGGCGATCCCGAAGCGGATGGTGCGCGCCGAGAGGGCCTGGCTGGCCTCCGGAATCGCCGAGGCTCCCGCCGTCGACCCGGATCACCTGCTGTGGGCGAACGGCACGCTCGATGCGTTCGATGGCCTCGGTGCCGGGATCGACGCGGGGGAGCGCCTCGCCGTCGACCCGCCGCCCGCTCCCGCGCTCCTGCCCAACGGATCGCCGATCGGGTCCTGGGCGCTGCTGCTCGCGGCGGCCGCGGTGCGCACGCTGGCAGCGGGGCGGAGCGCTGTGCTCGTCGTGCCCGATCATCGGGACCGCGCCGAGCTCGAAGCGGCACTCGAGGGCAGGATCCCCGAGACGGCGCTCGTGCGCGACGACTCCCGGCAGAGCTCGCCCGCTCGGTACGGCGCGTTCCTTCGGACGCTTGCGGCGTCGCCGTGCGTCGTGATCGGAAATCGCTCCGCGGTCTACGCACCCGTGCACGAGCTCGGGCTGATCGCCGTATGGGACGACGGTGATCCGCTGCTCGGCGAGCCGCTGAGTCCCGGAGTGCACGCGCGCGATGCAGCGCTGCTCCGGCAGGAGCTCGAAGGCGGTGCACTCGTGTTTGCCGGTCACACCCGCACCACGGACGTGGAGCGACTCGTCGCGGTGGGGTGGGTCCGGGAGTCGCCGGCGACGCGTCGTACGAGCCCCCGGGTCGTCCTCAGCGCGACGCGCGAAGGCGAGTCGCGCGGTGCTCGCGTCCCGTCGGCCGCCTTCGCAGCAGCCCGGGAAGCGCTCGCGCAGGGTCCGGTGCTCGTCCAGGTGGCCCGCCCGGGCTACGCCCCCGTCCTCGTATGCGCGGAGTGCCGGCATCCGGCGCGCTGCCCCCACTGCGGCGGACCCCTGCACGCAGCGAGGCAGGGTGCGGTGCCGACGTGCACGTGGTGCGGTCGCGCGATCCCCGGGTGGATGTGCCCGGAGTGCTCCTCCACGCGGCTGCGCATGGCCTCCTCGGGGAGCGAGCGCACCGCCGACGAGCTCGGCCGCGCGTTTCCGGGTGTGCGGGTCATCATCGCCGACGGCGACCACCCCGTGTCCACGGTGGATGCGCGCCCGTCTCTCGTCGTCGCCACGCGCGGCGCGGAGCCTCTCGCCGCAGGCGGCTACCGCGCGGTGATCCTTCTGGATGGCGATCGGATGCTGCTCGCCGAGGATCTGCGCATCGGAGAGTCCTGCCTGCGCTGGTGGTCGAATGCCGCCGCTCTCGCCGCGCCGGGCGCGCCGGTGCACCTGGTCGGCGTCGCCGGTCCCGTCGCGCGCGCTCTGGCCACGTGGACGCAGTCCGCGTACGCGCGCGCCGAGCTCGCCGATCGCGCTCCGCTGCGGATGCCGCCCACCGTGCGGGTCGCGTCGATCGACGGCGCCCGCGCCGCGGTCGATGCGGCACTGGCCGCGCTGCGCTCGGCCGTGCCCGAGCTCGATCGCGAAGCCGTTCTCGGGCCGCTCCCGCGCGACGAGGGCGTGCGCGCGCTGATCCGTTTCGACTACGCGCTCGGACCCCGCGTGGCGGAGAGCCTGCGGGCGTCCGTCGTGAATCACGCGATCAAGGCGAGACGACCAGCGAAGGGTCGCGCCCCGGGCCCGCGCAATACACTGAAAGTTCGGGTCGACGTGCCCGATCTCGACCTGTGA
- the metK gene encoding methionine adenosyltransferase, which translates to MTDLRLFTSESVTEGHPDKICDQISDSILDAILAEDPRGRVAVETLVTTGLVHVAGEVSTSAYVEIPAIVRSVVNRIGYTSSETGFDGDSCGVSVSIGAQSSDIAAGVDKAFERREDGSEDPADLQGAGDQGIMFGYATTETPELMPMAAWTAHRLAERLAAVRRSGELPFLRPDGKTQVTLGYDGATPRTVESVVLSTQHQPDISQKALRAAVRAEVIDPVLESTGLELPDVKFYINPAGPFVTGGPKGDAGLTGRKIIIDTYGGASRHGGGAFSGKDPSKVDRSAAYAMRWVAKNAVAAGLADRLEVQVAYAIGKAKPVGLYVETFGTGRVSDEAITRAILDVFDLRPKAIIDQLDLLRPIYAKTAAYGHFGRELPEFTWERTDRADDLRAAAGL; encoded by the coding sequence ATGACCGACCTTCGTCTGTTCACATCCGAATCCGTCACCGAGGGGCACCCTGACAAGATCTGCGATCAGATCTCCGACAGCATCCTCGACGCGATCCTCGCCGAAGACCCGCGCGGTCGCGTGGCCGTGGAGACCCTGGTCACGACCGGGCTGGTCCACGTCGCCGGCGAGGTGTCGACCTCCGCGTACGTGGAGATCCCCGCGATCGTCCGCTCCGTGGTGAACCGCATCGGCTACACCTCGAGCGAGACCGGGTTCGACGGCGACTCGTGCGGCGTCAGCGTGTCGATCGGCGCGCAGTCGTCCGACATCGCGGCGGGCGTCGACAAGGCGTTCGAGCGCCGCGAGGACGGCTCCGAAGACCCGGCCGACCTGCAGGGCGCGGGCGATCAGGGCATCATGTTCGGCTACGCGACCACCGAGACTCCGGAACTCATGCCCATGGCGGCATGGACGGCGCACCGCCTGGCCGAGCGCCTCGCGGCCGTGCGTCGCTCCGGTGAGCTCCCGTTCCTGCGTCCGGACGGCAAGACTCAGGTGACGCTCGGCTACGACGGTGCCACACCGCGCACGGTCGAGTCCGTGGTCCTGTCCACCCAGCACCAGCCCGACATCTCGCAGAAGGCGCTGCGGGCCGCGGTCCGCGCCGAGGTCATCGACCCCGTTCTCGAGTCGACCGGTCTCGAGCTTCCCGACGTGAAGTTCTACATCAATCCCGCCGGACCCTTCGTGACCGGCGGACCCAAGGGCGATGCCGGGCTCACGGGTCGCAAGATCATCATCGACACCTACGGCGGCGCGTCGCGGCACGGCGGCGGCGCCTTCAGCGGCAAGGACCCCTCGAAGGTCGACCGCTCCGCCGCCTACGCGATGCGCTGGGTCGCGAAGAACGCCGTCGCCGCGGGCCTCGCTGACCGCCTCGAGGTGCAGGTGGCGTACGCCATCGGCAAGGCGAAGCCCGTCGGCCTGTACGTCGAGACCTTCGGCACCGGACGGGTCTCCGACGAAGCGATCACGCGAGCGATCCTCGACGTCTTCGACCTGCGGCCCAAAGCGATCATCGACCAGCTCGACCTGCTGCGCCCGATCTACGCGAAGACCGCTGCCTACGGTCACTTCGGCCGCGAGCTCCCCGAGTTCACGTGGGAGCGCACCGACCGCGCCGACGATCTGCGCGCCGCCGCCGGGCTCTGA
- the rpoZ gene encoding DNA-directed RNA polymerase subunit omega — protein MAGTNQGIIEPPIDSLLEKVDSKYQLVIFASKRARQINDYYSDLHEGNLFDNVGPLVDSTVEDKPLTIAMHEIHEDKLRLRALD, from the coding sequence ATGGCAGGAACGAACCAGGGCATCATCGAGCCCCCCATCGACAGCCTTCTCGAGAAGGTCGACTCGAAGTACCAGCTCGTGATCTTCGCGTCCAAGCGCGCGCGCCAGATCAACGACTACTACTCCGACCTGCACGAGGGGAACCTGTTCGACAACGTGGGCCCGCTCGTCGACTCCACCGTCGAGGACAAGCCGCTCACGATCGCGATGCACGAGATCCACGAGGACAAGCTGCGTCTGCGCGCACTCGACTGA
- the gmk gene encoding guanylate kinase, giving the protein MADSRTPPEVDRVAASRRAVAARRERAALKKDVSMRVITPQELLRRALADPASPAGAMRVTEFLTSIPAIGEGKRDRILADLGISPVKRLGGLGSRQRTHLRRFLDERWPELEPRGGRSRLVVLAGPTAVGKGTVAAHIKEHHPEIHLSVSATTRAPRPGEVDGEHYFFVDDAEFDRLVEAGELLEHATVHNAYRYGTPRAPIERVLADGRTALLEIDLQGARQVRTADPSATLVFLLPPSWDELVQRLVGRGTEGDEERARRLRTAKTELASQGEFDYRVVNDDVARAADEVAGLAR; this is encoded by the coding sequence GTGGCTGATTCCCGCACGCCCCCCGAGGTCGACCGGGTCGCGGCATCCCGGCGCGCCGTCGCGGCGCGCCGCGAGAGGGCGGCGCTCAAGAAGGACGTGTCGATGCGCGTCATCACTCCGCAGGAGCTGCTGCGGCGCGCCCTGGCGGACCCGGCATCGCCCGCCGGCGCCATGCGCGTGACGGAGTTCCTCACCAGCATCCCCGCGATCGGCGAAGGCAAGCGCGACCGCATTCTCGCGGACCTGGGGATCTCGCCGGTGAAGCGACTCGGCGGCCTGGGTTCGCGGCAGCGCACGCACCTGCGACGCTTTCTCGACGAGCGCTGGCCCGAGCTCGAGCCGCGGGGCGGGCGGAGTCGTCTCGTCGTGCTCGCCGGACCCACCGCGGTCGGCAAGGGAACGGTCGCCGCACACATCAAGGAGCACCACCCCGAGATCCACCTCTCGGTGTCGGCGACGACGCGCGCCCCCCGCCCCGGCGAGGTGGACGGCGAGCACTACTTCTTCGTCGACGACGCGGAGTTCGACCGGCTCGTCGAGGCGGGGGAGCTGCTCGAGCACGCCACCGTCCACAACGCCTATCGCTACGGCACGCCGCGCGCGCCGATCGAACGCGTGCTCGCCGACGGACGCACCGCACTCCTCGAGATCGATCTGCAGGGCGCGCGGCAGGTGCGCACCGCCGATCCTTCGGCGACGCTGGTGTTCCTGCTCCCGCCGAGCTGGGACGAGCTCGTTCAGCGTCTGGTCGGTCGCGGCACGGAGGGCGACGAGGAACGCGCGCGTCGCCTGCGCACCGCGAAGACCGAGCTGGCCTCGCAGGGGGAGTTCGACTATCGCGTCGTGAACGACGACGTGGCGCGCGCGGCCGACGAGGTCGCCGGGCTTGCGCGCTGA
- the pyrF gene encoding orotidine-5'-phosphate decarboxylase — MSSFGDRVATALAAHGPLCVGIDPHVALLEEWGMDASATSAREFGLRVVEAATGRVGIVKPQVAFYERYGSAGFAALEDVLAEARDAGLVVIADAKRGDIGTTMEGYAAAWLEAGSPLEADAVTLSPYLGPDSLRATLTTAIRHGKGAFVLAATSNPEAFALQSAQVVDVAASDGQTVAERVARDIAWVNGSAAFAGGLGPVGLVVGATVDRAAIGLTDDALRGAPILAPGFGAQGADPADLATLFGPVAGQVIASESRSILSAGPAGLARRIEERAALYGGPRG, encoded by the coding sequence GTGAGCTCATTCGGCGATCGGGTCGCGACGGCTCTGGCGGCGCACGGCCCTCTGTGCGTCGGCATCGACCCGCACGTGGCCCTCCTCGAGGAGTGGGGAATGGATGCCTCCGCCACGTCGGCCCGCGAGTTCGGCCTGCGCGTGGTCGAAGCCGCAACAGGGCGCGTCGGCATCGTGAAGCCCCAGGTCGCGTTCTACGAGCGCTACGGCTCGGCCGGCTTCGCGGCGCTCGAGGACGTGCTCGCCGAGGCGCGCGACGCCGGCCTGGTCGTGATCGCCGACGCCAAGCGCGGCGACATCGGCACCACGATGGAGGGGTATGCGGCCGCCTGGCTCGAGGCCGGGTCACCGCTCGAGGCCGATGCGGTCACGCTGAGCCCGTACCTCGGGCCGGACTCGCTGCGGGCGACCCTCACGACGGCGATCCGTCACGGCAAGGGCGCCTTCGTGCTCGCGGCCACCAGCAACCCCGAAGCTTTCGCGCTGCAGAGCGCACAGGTGGTGGATGTCGCCGCGAGCGACGGCCAGACCGTGGCCGAGCGCGTCGCGCGGGACATCGCATGGGTCAACGGCTCGGCCGCGTTCGCGGGCGGGCTCGGACCGGTCGGCCTCGTCGTCGGTGCGACGGTCGACCGGGCCGCGATCGGCCTGACCGATGACGCCCTCCGCGGAGCGCCGATCCTCGCTCCCGGCTTCGGTGCACAGGGCGCGGATCCGGCCGACCTGGCGACGCTCTTCGGCCCGGTGGCCGGCCAGGTCATCGCGAGCGAGAGCCGCAGCATCCTGTCCGCCGGCCCGGCGGGCCTCGCCCGGCGCATCGAGGAGCGCGCTGCGCTGTACGGAGGACCCCGTGGCTGA